The nucleotide sequence AAGGATTAGCGGACtgtcagacgtgatggttagacggttcctccatccgttgttgggaggaacgtgtccccatttgggcaggtgagggataccactccatccgctgttgtgaGGAATCCATCTCGTGGAATATGTCTCTTCATCTGCTtttgggagagtgcaccatcgggtgatatacgcctttgttattatgtatgtgttgcatatgactgatgcatgattttgtttattatgtaagaaattatcattgtttttttatacataaattttatgatgaatcgatatattataatttcttattgaattattaatatttatttttatttcatgaatattgaagattattgttATGATTTTTTTGAGGTTCGTATGTGTAgttgttgatatatttttatcttagatttattttcaaagtaatcTACTACTTTGTAATAGATTTGAAGCTTGGGTGGAGGAGACTTATGTCCCTACGAAAAAGATGTAattcttttttaattaataagatatttactattgtaaagataaggatttgaattcaaagatgaaaaattttattattatgtaaattatgaataataaattactgatttattattatttttataaatccgAGATGTGACAGTAATGGCTTATAACAAAAATCACTAGTGATTCagtgaattaacctttttctgttagctttttattaatattttcttgctataaagattttttttgtgCATCATCGGTCATGAAGTAGTTACTATGACAAATTATTGTACAAAATCATTAAAACAAGGAATtaattttaaagtaaaaaaaattcactagtgaattaattaattaaccctttttttttttctttctgttttgcTTGTTTTAGCTTTTAATTTGTTTATGTTTTCTTGCTTTAAAGATTTTGTTCTATCAATTCACTATTGATTTTATCTGTTTAGAAACTATCAAGGGCACATGTTGTTCGTAAATGATCGAAATCGAAGTGGTTCAATGTGAACTAGTTCAATTAAAATGTCACCGGTAGCGGTGAAGCCTTCAGGTGAcaactcctcctccctcttccccttgGAAGCTCTAACAGGGCCCAAAGCCTTTCTCTGGACAATCTCGTGCGGCCCCCTTCCACTCGCAGCAGTGTTACCGAGACCCTATAGCAATACCACCAACACCCTATTTGTCCTCTCTTATCTACAACAACATCGTCAGGGCCCCCCCATAGAAGTGCCCCTTTTGCACCCAAATACCTGTGCAGCGGTGCGCTCcgctcccaccaccaccaccaccaccaccaccaccaccaccaccaccaccaccaccaccaccaccaccaccaccaccatttgAGGAGACCCTACGATAGTGCTACTGAAAAGACTTTGAGAAGCAGTCTACGACAATCCAATAATTGTTCCTTCAACCTGTCGACAACCGATAAAAATTTCAACCCGCTTTCTTTCTGTTGGGGGCTTTCAGACAGATAAAAAGTTGATGAATTCAAAGGCATATGGCCTATAATAATACCTTGCAGGTTGGTTGTCGACATCTCAGCTCACCTCAACAATGCATTAATGATCCCAATATCTCAATAACACATAACAAAGGGGACATCTGAATTGACAGAGGAGTCATTAATAATCCCATGATATTCGGATTCGAACACACAATTATGTTTAAGTTCCATTTTTTATAACATAGTCAACTTCCTCCATATGACCTCAAATTTTTACATAACTACAAGAATATGATTCTAACATCAattgtagtatatatatatatatatatatatatatatatatatatatatatatattccatcttAGGATGATTTACGATAattatttatcaaatttaatatgttttgaaatatatttataaatgaaTATATTTTAGTTTAATTTCGAGTATAACAGGATCAACTTTTTTCAAAAACCTCAAACTCTCACATTATTACTCAAATATGTTTGCAACACCGAttgtagtattttttttattatttataatgataTTAGGATAATTATTGATAGAATTTGACATGTTTTGAGTTGTAtctcatcaaatttatttttaaatgtgACTAGATGAACTTCAACCAAACTCGATCAAGCGTTCACATTACTACTTGAGTATGATTCTAACACCAATTGTAatgttcattttttttaaaaaaaatatttatcaattttgacATATTTGAAAGTAGATTTCATAATAGAATATATTTCAGTTCATTTACAATTGTAAGTCAACTTCCTCTAAACAACCTTAAACTTTTACATTACTATTCTAACACCAATTTTAATATTGTTTATATTTTCAGATTATTTTAGAATATATCCATCACATAATAATTATTTATCGAATTTGACATATTTTCCATTCCAAATATGCTTTTCAATACGAAACAATTACTTCAAACATTCTTCGAATATCTACAGTGAACAACTTAGGGGAGCATATTGTTTACTCATGAGAATTTATGTTTTGATGTTATCCAACTATAAGCTTGCTAGTACAATACTTTGAAACTCCAAAACATCTTAAAATATCTAGAAATCATGAATACATGTATATGTAAAATATCaccaataatttaatttattataatgtAACATTATCATATCACATCAATTTaacatttaaaaattatatattttcataGTATAGCTCAATGAtgataaattcatttttatccaaatatAAAACTAAAACATTAAACATAAAGTCATCGAAACATATCCTCCAAGAGAtttttatacatatttatattatcAACAACATAATTGGTAGTATATacattaaaatcatcatcaatatGAATGTCTAGCATTCAAATAAAGTTAGGAGTTTGAAGTTTTACATAAGTAGTTCATTCAATTTAGTCTTGTACATCGTAATTATTTTCGAAAAATACTTTTGATTCCAAAGAGACAAATGTTTTTTAATTGAAACTCTCCATTTCATCAAAAATATcaaatgattcatttgaaaatgcTCATCCTATCATAAATTTTCAAGTATTAgtattaaacaaaaataaaaatatatgaatcttCTAACATGCTTTGAATACGAATGGAACAAACATGTCATCATCTAATATTAAGAGTAgcattttttttgtttgaaaaaagagtgaaacaaaaatatttaatcttttgtTGAAGGTTTTGATTTCAATGCAACATAAGAAAATCTTATTAAAGAATTAAGTTCTGATATTCACACTTGTATGCTCACACGTAATAGAATTTGAGACTTTGAAGATTTCATACGTTTAAGATCACTATTACTGTCTGAATGGcatatgactcaatgcaacatgtgaATGTTATTCAAAATCTCCCTCTCTCTAATATCAAGTTTTTCATCAATATCATTACATATAAAAACTTAACTAGGTGAATAAGTATACCATCCTACTCCTAGTTCTACTCGTACCCTACCCTATATGcatgattaaattttaatttttattgataatggtGCAACAGAAAGTAgacaatcttaaaattaaaatatgttaatttattaaatagaataatagagttttttttttctatatagtGTCTTTGACACCTGTATATAATTATAACATTTAATCAAAGAAAAACACAAACATAATATATCCAAAATTTATATACCCAAAATGCTTATAGGTCATCGTCTACATCATTGATATGGGTTTGTACGTGCTCACTTCCCTACCTAATCACTTGGGTGGGGTACTACTATCCTTACCTacaaaatatagtatataatgaGTAATGACTCAATAAATATAAGCATTCATTACTTTATTTATGTATGTACCATGTATATCATATTTCAAAATCATCGACATAAGATTAACTAATGATAAACACCTCATCCAATGACTTCTTTAGCAATCATAACCTTACAACATAACATatgtaaaataaagagataaaattctatgtcaaaataatttaaaatacttatatGTACATATAGAAAACATAACAAATTCATGGATTTCTACActtcatattataatatatacaagCACTCCCATACCGTACgtcattataatatatacattgaATCTCATACTATACGGtataatatatacgtgcactcCTATATCatacgtcataatatatacgtgcactcCCACACTGCACGTCATAATATATGCGTACAACTTCATATTGCACGTCATAATACATACATGCACTCCCGTACCTCATGTCATAGCAtatacatgcattgcacgtcGTAACATATTCGTGTGCTCTCATACCGCATATCATTGAAAACACGTGCACTTACACACTACACAATatcatatatgcatgcatacaagatatttttatgcttacaaaatacATACATTCACATATAGCTCATGACAATTATAtcattcaaaataatattttctaaatGTATTATGAATATGATACTTTATATAATCACTATTTTGTaatgaattaaacttatacttatataattgaacttaaaaatgaaaatgctaaCGAAAGACTATGTTCCTTAATGATCGAGTATGCTAAGGAACGATATACTTATCAAATTGGGAGCATAAGGTTATGACATACCTTAATTAATTATAGAGCTAGGTAGATATAATTATTGTGGGATCAACTTAGCATTTACAGAAGTACATTGTAGTTGAGGGAAAGAGACTTTGAGGACTCTTCCCATAGACAACAACCAACATTCTTTGATCGACACATACCAATTGTGTCAACAACCTAAAACTTATTCCTCTTAGCTCGATCACCATAACTCTCAGAGGGATGCAACACCCAACCATTCCTTCCTCCAACATAGAAAATATAAGCCCCAATGGAGTCCATCAGGGAGAACGACGAGGCCACAACCAACCAAGGCAAGGATGACGAGGGCAATGCTTCAAGTCGATGCCTTGGTCTATTATCTGCAGTGTAACCGGTGGGGAGGGAATCGAAGGGGAGGAAAGCGATGAGAAATTTCTGTTCGacacttaaaaaaatttatatgaaattaagaatttataaaataataaaattactttttatCCCTTCCATTCATTTGTTCATTAATGAAATTGATGACGATCgagattaaatgttttactttcgtaaatgTAAAGATTCTAAtactactttttaaaatataaaaatcaagatgttaaacataaataattataggaaataatatataattagcaccgatgataatgatgatggttTTGTATTGTTATTTTGCACTCACGGTACAATTATGAAATGGATTTTTTGAGCTAAGGTTGATAACCGGTGAAGAGGATCTAATTAAATTAGTCTTAAGATTGGACCAAGAGAGCATATGTCGTGAATAGTTCTGTCTGACCAGTAGCCAACTCATTGAAAGCGATTGCTTTGGTTTTGTTCCCATTTTAAGTCAAGGCAATGAAGAATGATAAATTAGACGCAAACAGAGTTCTCAATAAATGCCTTTTCTTTTATCGGCACAAACTTAAATTAGACGCCAACAGTTTTAACGTTATTATTCTAATAATGAACTGTCGAtgattaactatatatatatatatatatatagtctgtgTGTGCAAATTTGCCTGATATAAAAAGGCCTCTAATGTGTCCCATTTTAAGTCAACAACAGATTGTTTAAATGAAAAATCAACATCAATAGACATAATTACTGTCCTCAAAATGATTGATCTCTTTTCTTTTTCGTAAATAAACATTTATGATGTTTACAGAGGGGTTAAGTCTTCAACTGCTGAGATCCGCCCTAGGGTAAACCATTGCTTCAACCCTTACTCTAAACGCCAATGTTATAATTGAGTTATTTTTTATCAGATAATTCACATCACTTGTCAATTCACATGATGTTGATattgaataaaatatttaaatatttatgtatattacaACAATTTGACAGATTTTGACATGACAACAAAGATTATTATATATCTTAAGATCATTTATCCTAAAAATTATCAAGAATGATGTCACAGTCTCATAAATTCGATAAGCATGACTCTTTCAAATTTGTTGTAGATGTGATTTTTTATCACCAAGTGACATAGAATTTCTTCTAGCATTAACTAGCTTATAACCACTGTCTTATTATGCTAATTTACCATAACACAAACAACAAAACCTCACAATCTCGACCCAATCAAAGTTTAATTGCAAGTGATGCAGATCCTCTTTAGTTTATATGTAATTGAAACTGATCTATGCTACCTACCAAACCCTTATTTGACATCAGCCTCATCTATTATTGATGGATTCCAACAACCACTTTAAGTGCAAAGAGTTATTAGTCATAAGCATCCACCCGGtggtcacatatatatatatatatatatatatatatatatatatatataccgatagTTGGGCCATACCATCCTTGTGGCGACAAGCGGTCATTGTcttttatgtttttctttgttttacctatgactattttgaataaaaattatTGTAATAATTAATTCTAACAAAGCAGTATTACTCGCaggtataatttaaataaaaatcgaTAAATTAGATAAATGATTGCGATAAAATGCAGGTTCTGGTGGAATTACCTTATCGCATCCAGACGAAGCCAGCTTGCAACGCTGCACTCTGCCGCCGACCTCTCACCTTCGCCACCGCGTGATCCCGAAGCCTTCCACCTAAAGCAATCGCTCTTAGTCATCCCATCTCCATTTGCGCCCTTCCACATGAAAAGAGCTTAATCACTGCGTCGTTCATATACTGAGACGCAACCAAGAAGGCCAAAACCGACCCGTCACCTCTTTGGCCAGCCGAGGAGGACAAGCAACGAGATGGGAAGGAAGCTGGACATTCTTCTCGGGAGGACATCGAGGCAGACGTCCAAGCTGAAGACCTTCCTGGGTCTCACCGTCTCCCGCCTCGCCGTCCTCCGCAACCACCGGCAGGTCCGGCGGGACCAGGCGCGCGGCGACGTCGTCCAGCTCCTCCAGCTCGGCCATGTCGACCGCGCCCTCCTCCGAGTACGCAACCAAACACCTGTTCCCTCCCCTCCCCTTTTGATTGCTTTGTAATCGTACACTGCTGTCGTCCCAGGTGGAGCATGtgatcaaggagcagaacatgttGGATGTGTTCGTGATGATAGAACACTACTGCCATCTTCTCACAGAGAGGGCCCCGCTCCTGGATCGCAAGTGAGTGTTCTCTACGTCTCAGCTCGCTGATCAAACCATATTCTTCGTTGAGGTGGTTCTATATGTCCTGCAGGGAGTGCCCGGAGGAGCTGCGGGAGGCGATCTCGAGCCTGGTCTTCGCCGCGTCGAGATGCGCGGAACTGCCGGAGCTCGATAAGGCCCGTGGCATCTTCTCCTCCAGGTATGGGAAGGAACTCGTGTCTGCTGCCGTCGAGCTGCGAAACAATTGCTGTGTCGATCCTAAGGTAGCTCTGGTTCAAACACTTCGCACTTCTTCAGGTGTTGTACAGTCCCATCTCATCTTGTTGCTTTTGGATCTCCTGCAGATGATTCAGAAACTGTCAACCAGGCAACCAAGCTTGGAAATTAGGCACAGAGTGATAAAGGAGATTGCCGCTGAGATAGGCATCAAGCTGGAATTCTCCGAGTCTTCTGAAACTGCAGAGGTTTGTATTCTTGTTTTGTGTCGAGTGCACAAAATGAAgcgaactaaaaaaaaaaatggcaCCTTTGATTCAGGGGAATTCGATGGTCAGCCCACCAACTCATCTCAACCTGGAGCAACTTGAATCGGATGATAATCCTGCATTTAGGAGCCatcagaagtatgatgatgtggcCAGTGCAGCACAGGCTGCCTTTGAGTCAGCTGCTTTTGCTGCGGCAGCTGCAAGGGCTGCAGTGGAACTCTGTCGATCGGAGTCCCAAGAAAAAGGCTCTGCTGATGAGAGTAAAGCTGGTAGCCAGAAGAGAAGTGATATCAACGGATCCGAGAGTGTTGAGATTGAGAATTCTGCTGACAGCAAAAACTTTGAGAAGATCCACCATGATCAGAACTCTGGCTCGGATTCAGATGAGGGAATGAAAGCAAAACAGGATGATTTGCTTCACAAGGAAAGAATCAGAGAGAGGTTCGAGATGCAGCTACAGAGATCATCTTCTTCGATCTCAGATGTCAGTGACGAAGATAATGCAGGTTCGAGTGAGCAGCACTCAGCAGTATTCAGAGGAAAGAATATTTTGTTTGATGAAAGTGACAATGAGGAAGAGAAGGATAGGGGTTTAGGAACGAATTTACCATATGCAAGCCATGAAGAACTGAGTCCTGCCGGAAGAATCGGCTATGTTGTCCAAGCACAGCGGCAGTTTGATGCATCCTTGGATGACAGCAAACCTGGCAAGCATCAAATATACTACAGAAGAAATGAAACAAGAAACAGTGAAATGAACaacaattcattgcatgaagagACGCACAAAGTGGGATCAAGATCAGGAACTGAGAGCAATTATTCAATGTATAACAATGCAGAGAAAACTTACCTGGATTCCTCAGGTACAATGCGCCCATTGAATTTGAGTTCTGGAAAAAAACCCATCTCAGTGAGGACCCGAAGAGGACTTTAGGTGCAAGCACTTGGGTTTGAAGAACAAGAAATGAGCTTTAAATAAAATTGAAGTAGTAGGCTCTTTTCTTTGGACAATCTGAGAATGTAAACTCCATCTTTGACTTTGTTTTAGTGGCAACTGAAATCTAGAGTGGGTGTGGATTGTAGAAAAATCAAGCTGAGAGCCTGTGAATTGCAGTAAAATTTTGCTCATGTATGTCATCTTACGCAAAAATAAAAGTGTGATTGGTTGCAGTTACGGCATTTAGTTCTCTACTGGCTGATCTTCATAGGTTTCTTCAGTTAACCTAGTTGTTTTCCGGTTTTACCAAAACACCTCCACAGCACAACTTGGTTTCTCTTTCATTTTGTCAACCTGGAAAATGAAACAGTTTCTGATCTAACTCACATTTGGATATTTCAAGCTATGAGCAACTGTAACAAGAATGTCAGTCTGGTTTGTCTTTCAACTGCAGAACTCAAATTTCTGCAATCAGAATGTGCATATTCAAATTGTGGCACAATCCAGAGCCTTCTGCATGATGTGTTTGACAGGCAACACATGGTAAATAACTGTGTTCAACTGTAAAGTTCAAAATCACTGTTTTTCACAGTTACAGAAAGGAATTGTAGCATTTGTACTTGAAGTCCATTTTGTAATTTTCTATGTATGGTTCATCATTTGTTCAAGGTGTCATTTGATCATGGTCTTGATTGTTTGGTATCATAGAAGATCATGGAGAGGCTTTATATATGATCAGCTAAAACAAGACTCATGCTCATTTATAAAGACCAAAAGAAAATGTTTCATAAAGATATAACATTCATAACTATCAAAAAGAACTTGTCAAATGGACAACAACACAAGTAAAATGGTCAAACACAAGGGGCAAAAGAGTTGTATCAAGTCCATCTACGGCACTTGAAGATGTCAATTTCAGTTTTATTCCATACTGGATGGCACCAGTACAGCATACCATTCTGACGAGTGAATCACACTTGAAACTTAGTATATTGCGCATACACATTGCAAGTAAAAAAGTAATTTACTGTTTCTTTTGTTTAATTATAAAATCTCTCACAGAATAAATTTCCTGTGTTTGCATAGAATCCCTCTCTTCCAAGCAATAGTAATCTAAAAGAAAATCCAGGGAGGGCCTCAATCAAGAAAAGGTGTCCCGTGCTCCATAATCTGGTGCGGATGAGTCTCATAATTTTCCTAAATTCAATAATAGCCAAAGATGGCAAGGTATGTCAATAGTAACTGACTTTTTGGATTTGGTCATGGAAAGTATAAGATTTTGACATGTTACTCATTGGCAACTTGCATTTGGGAAAAGATTGGTTGGTCGAAGGCTCAAGCTCTGAAAGAAGCTACACAATTCTTTCATGCAAGGAGCAACTCTGGTGCGAACTCTGAAAGAAGCTAAACTTGACATAGGAACAAGATCCACACTGGTGCGAACTCTCTAAGCCATGAGGAATTGTCCGCTTTGGGTTGGGCCAGTATGGTCTTGCGGCCGACCTGGAAAGAGGTTTCTGTAGGAGGAACCATCCTTCACTGTTCATTAGGCCTTGGTTCTCTGATTCTATAACCAAAATAGGAATCGGTGATACTGATCAGCAGGTTCTCAAGCAAATTGTAAATAAAGAATGTGATCTGTAATATGGCTAATTGCACACTCTAACTCTGATCAAGTGTAGCAGAAACATGAAAAGTTCACCAAGTAGGACAACGAGCATACCCGATGATGGCCGCACGCACATTAATAAAGCATCTGAAACGGGGCACTGCATCAACCAACAAGACCCTAAGATCAACCAACCAGAAGTAAAAAAAACGGAAGAAGAGCAAGACAACATATAAAATTTCCCAAACGTGAACGTTGATGGAAGCTTTCGCTTACCTCGTCGAGGAAGATGACCGATACCTGCGCAAGTAAAGAAAAATTCATCGAAAATTTTCGCCTTTCCGCAGTAGATGAACGATCGCGAGATAACAAAGTGGAGAAGAGCTGTTGACGAATAGATCGCGTACCTTCAGCGCCATTAGATACGAGCGGCATCTGAATTCTCGTCTTCTTTTTCTGCACTGTCTCTGTTTCAGTTCCCTCCGTCTGTCTTGGGCCGTGCAGTGCGGTGTAGCCCTATGCCGAAGGAACATATCGGGCCAACGAAAGCCCTCAGTTGTCGGCTGTTCCAAAATTATGAGTGGGGTTGTTGGTTGATGGTGTCAATTTACCCTCATAAAGAGCCGAGCCACTAGACGGCGACTCGATCGAATCGGAAAGTGACTCGGTCGGGCCGTGGATTGATTGGACCACATGTTCTCCTAAGTTGTTGGCCGATAATTGAAGGAAGAGCAATGGACGGAAGAGACACATGAGCGCAGTGGTCGGTGCTACAAGAGTTGTCAAAGGAAAAATAAGTGGATAGAAGATGATGAAAGACTAAAGAAAATGGGTAGTCGGAGAAAAATGAGACTGAGATAGAAGATATAGGAGACGAGCGAGGGGGAGAAAAAGGAGGTGGAGAAGAAAGACTAACGGAGAAGAAGAGAAGTGATCGGCTCCTTTCGTCTCCCCTTAACCCTGATTTAAAGTTGGCATTAAGCATCTTTAAgaataaacaataaaaaaaaggattaaAGGGATGATACTTACATAATATTAACAACTATTTTCAAAATTAGGCAGATTTGATTTGACCGGATTAATCTGTTCGTTTCATTTTTCTTACAAAAGGAACAAACCGATCAATGGTCGCATAATTATGGATGCTACCACCGCTCTTTGATCGGTTGTTGGGTCTTTTAAGCAGCAGCGATGGTTGAGGAAAGGGGCACTCACCTCGATCCCAGGAGGGAGTCTCGCGATCATCGTCTCCACTGGTCCGACATGAATGGCTGCCACTTGATAATAACAAGATGCATGAAACCAAGTGATACATAGCATAGCATGAGAAACAATTTAGTCATCAAAATACTTTCTACTGGCCAAACCTACATTTGGATTTCAAAATAAATGTAGTATGAGAGAAAGTTCTCCAAATAATATACTTCTAGCAACAATTTAGATGCGGCACTATCATGATACATACATTGATCAGCCTATTGATAGCTTCGGTTTCTCACAGTGGTAAATCTCTTCTTACCTGGTGTTGCCCTTGTGAACACTAAAAATTCATCACGATCGACGACTTCACCATCATCTGTCTCCAAATTTTATGGGGTTGTTTTTCTTTGAATCTTTCGGTGACCTCCATGAATGGTCTTCAAGCTGATTGCCTTCATCTACAGGGCGGTCCCCATCGCATTTTTTGCACACCCTGTTTCTCCTGAAGTTCAGGTAATAACATCTAAACAAAAACTGTTGGGTCAGCAATTGATGGTAGGTTATTCTCATATAAGAAGAGAGAAATTTGAAAGGCAAAAGGTAAACATCTGGATGGATACAAGAGACTCACAAGGGGCATTCCCACTCTCCTGGATTTAACTCTCTCTTTGGTCGCGCTCCCTGGCAACGAAAGCAGTCCCTGTTGCGAGCAAAGTTCATAAACTCACACCTGCCAGCTCGCATTAGAATTTGTCGAATTGTGTCAGGATGTCACAATGCTGATTCCAGTTAAAAGAAAGGGAAACAAAACTTCAAAAGGACTATTACTCTGGACAAGTCCAATCTCCTACTTTCATTTCAGCACTGCCCAAGTGTACTTTCTTTGGCCCATCTTCTTTGCACTCCAGACAGCGAAGATTTCGAGCGAAATTGAGGAAGTTGCAGCTGCATGAGAGAGATGCATCAGAACTTTTCAGATCGATTTGCTTATTAACAAATTCGGACGGAATATTCTAAAGAACTCATTTTGTTGTTGCAACATCACATTGTACCACTAACAGAATGCTTATCAGCAACAGAAGGAACGATACCTATTACAATATTTTGAAACCAACACACGAACGCTTGCCCTCCATTTAAAAATGTAAGGCTACATCCTCCAAAAGTTCCAAGAGTCATCATATCCTTTCTCATTAATGTTGTTGGAGTCAGCTGGCAAAACATGACAAGACTGGGGAACAGAAAACAAACTGGACATGAATTTACAAGGTCTGGTTGAGCATGAGCTATGGATAAGTCAATCAATCCTTTTTTTCCCTAAAAAAATTACGAAGAAGTCAACCAACCTAAAGAAGTCATAATGTTCcaactatatggatcttttcccATGAACTCTGGAAAGCAATATTCCTGGTTAAGTAAGAGAAGTCAACCAGCCAGTTCCAATTAAAGAGGTAACTCACTTTGTGGTCTTGACTATAATGAGAGTGCTCATTTCACTGAGTCAGTGTTGACATGATTATTTAATATACCCTTTGCTATGCCAGGTAGTGATTCTTTTCAGAATAGTAGCAGTAATTAGTGGAAATAACTATATGCTACAACTGCAAACCCACTTTTGAAATTCCAACGCGGCCCTCCGTACTCTCACAAGCCTTCCTCTATGGAAAATCGCCACTATCTTAAAAAATCTTTATTACACATAGCATAGTGACATTTTATTGGTTCTTCATTTTGTGGAAAAGCCTCTAATATTTATCACACTATCCTTTGTTAATACCATACAAGTATTATCTTGTCTGTTCTGGTCACCTTGTTTGCTCAACAAGATGAAACACAAAACTCCGAACAGTGGTTACTTTTATGAAGGTAAATAGACAACACAAAGCAAAAAAGGTAATGCACCCGAATC is from Musa acuminata AAA Group cultivar baxijiao chromosome BXJ1-6, Cavendish_Baxijiao_AAA, whole genome shotgun sequence and encodes:
- the LOC135676751 gene encoding uncharacterized protein LOC135676751 isoform X2; its protein translation is MGRKLDILLGRTSRQTSKLKTFLGLTVSRLAVLRNHRQVRRDQARGDVVQLLQLGHVDRALLRVEHVIKEQNMLDVFVMIEHYCHLLTERAPLLDRKECPEELREAISSLVFAASRCAELPELDKARGIFSSRYGKELVSAAVELRNNCCVDPKMIQKLSTRQPSLEIRHRVIKEIAAEIGIKLEFSESSETAEGNSMVSPPTHLNLEQLESDDNPAFRSHQKYDDVASAAQAAFESAAFAAAAARAAVELCRSESQEKGSADESKAGSQKRSDINGSESVEIENSADSKNFEKIHHDQNSGSDSDEGMKAKQDDLLHKERIRERFEMQLQRSSSSISDVSDEDNAGSSEQHSAVFRGKNILFDESDNEEEKDRGLGTNLPYASHEELSPAGRIGYVVQAQRQFDASLDDSKPGKHQIYYRRNETRNSEMNNNSLHEETHKVGSRSGTESNYSMYNNAEKTYLDSSGTMRPLNLSSGKKPISVRTRRGL
- the LOC135676751 gene encoding uncharacterized protein LOC135676751 isoform X1 translates to MGRKLDILLGRTSRQTSKLKTFLGLTVSRLAVLRNHRQVRRDQARGDVVQLLQLGHVDRALLRVEHVIKEQNMLDVFVMIEHYCHLLTERAPLLDRKECPEELREAISSLVFAASRCAELPELDKARGIFSSRYGKELVSAAVELRNNCCVDPKVALVQTLRTSSGVVQSHLILLLLDLLQMIQKLSTRQPSLEIRHRVIKEIAAEIGIKLEFSESSETAEGNSMVSPPTHLNLEQLESDDNPAFRSHQKYDDVASAAQAAFESAAFAAAAARAAVELCRSESQEKGSADESKAGSQKRSDINGSESVEIENSADSKNFEKIHHDQNSGSDSDEGMKAKQDDLLHKERIRERFEMQLQRSSSSISDVSDEDNAGSSEQHSAVFRGKNILFDESDNEEEKDRGLGTNLPYASHEELSPAGRIGYVVQAQRQFDASLDDSKPGKHQIYYRRNETRNSEMNNNSLHEETHKVGSRSGTESNYSMYNNAEKTYLDSSGTMRPLNLSSGKKPISVRTRRGL